TTCTTTATTCGAAGAATTTAAATGTATTTCAAGCAGTGTGTTGTGAATTTGAACTCAAGCCTATATAGCGAACcagtagaaaataaatttcgtaaACGGTAGAAAAAgtttattgtaatattaatcccttgattttttaatcgttCGCTTCAAAAATTAATCTCATTCGCAAAAgttaattacaaattaatgTGCAAGTCCTCGGTATCCCTATTAATTGTGAAAGTTCATTGATTTCATTCGCGCGTtgttaaagaaataaaaacagattaataaaaaaaaaaaacttgaagatagaatataaaataaaagtcgtaataataataaaaataatattaataataatcatgtGTCTGCATTCATTCACAACTGTCGGAAATTACCAACCAATTTACTGTCACAAATTTCGCAAGGAAATTCCGGTATCGATGTAGTTATGCTACGGTTGCAGCAATcgtatgaatattttatagaaGATGAAAATGTCGACGTGTGCATTTGACATGCGTACGTGAAGTAACTCGTGACATGTATACATCGAAACACGGGGTTTTGTTGTACGCTCGAATGtgatggaaattatttttttttatacctttaaCAAAGAAGTGTCAATTGCCTTACCGATTACAATACATTATCACGTGCATACCTGTGTTATTAAATGCTATTAAGTTGATTGGGCCGTGTTGAAATTGCGAATTTTAAAAGTTCAAATGCGCACTTGAGCGCATCTGGGTGAATATGAAATAATCGCTTGTACACATgtgtttattaattatatatgtatatatgtatattttttctccttgaCACGTGTAGTTTCAGCAGACTCGGATGACATTCCCGGTATCGGTCAGTACGATGACTTTCACACTATCGACTGGCAGCGCGATATCGCCAGGGATCGTATGCGTCATCGGTATATTGTTAAAAAGAAGCATGATTCCATGTGGGACTTGATCAAGGGAGCCCATGACGCCTGGTCGGGATGGCTCTGCGTTTTATTCGTTGGATTATTCACGGGGGTTGCCGCTGGTGTGATAGACATCGGTGCCTCGTGGATGACCGATCTCAAATTTGGAATATGTCCTCAAGCCTTTTGGCTCAACAAAGAACAGTGCTGCTGGAGTTACAATGAAACTACATTCGACGGTGGAAATTGTTCACAGGTCAGTAGTACGATACGCaaatgcaatgaaaaaaagtcaCGAATTTAACCGCTGGATCTCACGTATTACTTGagcataatttgaaataaccAGACATTAATAGGGATAACTTGAAGGACTGGAAATCATTTCGAATCACTTGAAAACATTAAATGTAGTACCGAAGAAATCGCGCTACAAGTACGAAACAACCGTTATACTGACGTGCAATCGGCAAGATTTTATCATCGACCAAAGTAACAGGAATATTGTGCGGTGCGAAAAAGCATGTCCTTTTCCCACTTTTGTTAATTCTGTAAGACTTTGATTCGCAAGTATGAATCTTATATAAGAATATCTCTTTTAAAAACATCTTTTTGCTGTTGGTGTAGGAACTTGAAACGACTTTATAAAgctcagatattttttcctcttatgTCAGTCAGAAAAACAGTAAAACCCATTTGAAaaacatcattatttttttttttttttttttcagtggtGGACGTGGCCTGAAGTATTCAGTCAATCGAAGACTGGAGCTGGATCATACGTAATCTCTTATATGTTTTACATAGCCTGGGCTCTTTTATTTGCTTCGTTGTCAGCCTCGTTAGTCAGAATGTTTGCGCCTTATGCCTGCGGCTCTGGTATACCTGAGGTATAGTAATCGTGAAAATCATCAAGTATTTGTATCATTACAGTCTTAATTTAAAGCAATTTGGATAAAGCGCTTCGATAACCCGATTAATTTTCCAGATTAAAACCATACTGAGTGGGTTCATAATCCGCGGGTACTTGGGAAAGTGGACATTGATAATAAAATCCGTCGGTCTCATTTTGTCCGTATCGGCAGGTCTCAGTTTGGGCAAGGAGGGACCCATGGTCCACATAGCATGTTGCATCggaaacatattttcatacttGTTTCCAAAATACGGAAGAAACGAAGCGAAAAAGCGTGAAATTTTAtccgctgccgctgctgcagGTGTATCGGTTGCCTTCGGCGCACCGATTGGTGGTGTTTTGTTCAGTTTAGAAGAGGTAAGCTGTGGTAAAAAACAAACGCCttgaaaacttgaatttctataagaaaaatattacagtGGGATAAAACGTCGAGCGAAGTGTAATTGTTTTTAACACTTTATTTACAGGTCAGCTACTATTTCCCGCTAAAGACACTATGGCGTTCCTTCTTTTGTGCACTCATAGCAGCTTTCGTATTGAGATCTATAAATCCGTTCGGCAATGAACACTCGGTACTCTTTTTCGTAGAGTACAACAAACCGTGGATATTTTTCGAACTGGTTCCCTTCGTGATGCTCGGTATAATGGGAGTAAGTACTTAGAAAGTAACGATTGTAATGATTGCTTTGCCAGTGAGTGGAACAAAGTATGTATcgcaattatttaaattacttAACGAAACTGATGAATTGTTTCAGGGTATTATTGCAACGTTATTCATTAAAGCAAATCTGTACTGGTGTCGTTATCGAAAAACATCTAAACTTGGTCAATATCCTGTGACCGAGGTTTTGGTTGTGACTGTTGCTACGGCCATTATTGCTTATCCAAATCCTTACACACGAATGAATACCAGTCAGCTGATTTACTTATTATTCAGCCAGTGTGGAGTATCTAATGCTGATATGCTATGGTGAGTATGACAATTGTTTGTAGACATTTTATATGCAACGAAAATAAGCATCGAGTCATGAAAATTGGACTAACGATATGCCTATGACATATACGACtgaaagaattattattatgtctTTGCAATTCGCAATTGTggtttttctgaattttttccatgCTAGAAATTGTTGAtcttttataactttttcatttcataattttttgtctctcCGTCACAGCTTTGaggtgattttatttttagattcGAAGCACTGTAATTGGATTATATCTTTACAGCCAAGTGTTACTAAATGTAGATATCGATGTGCTTAGAGCCCTGTTGGAAAACCTGCAATCGAAATTGCAGCACGATCTAAATGAAtctgaattttcttttttgcagcGACTACGACAGAAATTTCACTGACGTCAATTCTGCGATTGAAATAGCAGCTGCTGGTCCGAGAGTTTATCAAGCAGTTTGGTTGTTGGTCTTAGCACTAATTCTGAAACTGATAATGACCATATTTACATTCGGTATGAAAGTACCTTGCGGATTATTCATCCCGTCACTTTGCCTGGGTGCGATAATGGGCCGCATCGTAGGCATCGGTATGGAACAACTCGCATACAAGTACCCTCACATTTGGGTGTTCAGCGAGGAATGTTCGACTGGCGTCGATTGCATAACGCCTGGTCTTTATGCCATGGTTGGGGCAGCTGCAGTCCTGGGCGGTGTTACAAGAATGACAGTGTCCTTGGTTGTTATCATGTTTGAATTAACAGGTGGGGTCAGGTACATTGTTCCCTTAATGGCAGCTGCT
The sequence above is drawn from the Neodiprion pinetum isolate iyNeoPine1 chromosome 2, iyNeoPine1.2, whole genome shotgun sequence genome and encodes:
- the ClC-c gene encoding H(+)/Cl(-) exchange transporter 5 isoform X3 — protein: MEKFPLKGTVTSSTATSSFGPAQLSTTPTMYHSVDAKNGNGVEGGSLSDARLRPTGLTNRGAIISSDEDMQQDVNHHHHGTSQLSGNNAYLDRNVRLDDGTSHFSADSDDIPGIGQYDDFHTIDWQRDIARDRMRHRYIVKKKHDSMWDLIKGAHDAWSGWLCVLFVGLFTGVAAGVIDIGASWMTDLKFGICPQAFWLNKEQCCWSYNETTFDGGNCSQWWTWPEVFSQSKTGAGSYVISYMFYIAWALLFASLSASLVRMFAPYACGSGIPEIKTILSGFIIRGYLGKWTLIIKSVGLILSVSAGLSLGKEGPMVHIACCIGNIFSYLFPKYGRNEAKKREILSAAAAAGVSVAFGAPIGGVLFSLEEVSYYFPLKTLWRSFFCALIAAFVLRSINPFGNEHSVLFFVEYNKPWIFFELVPFVMLGIMGGIIATLFIKANLYWCRYRKTSKLGQYPVTEVLVVTVATAIIAYPNPYTRMNTSQLIYLLFSQCGVSNADMLCDYDRNFTDVNSAIEIAAAGPRVYQAVWLLVLALILKLIMTIFTFGMKVPCGLFIPSLCLGAIMGRIVGIGMEQLAYKYPHIWVFSEECSTGVDCITPGLYAMVGAAAVLGGVTRMTVSLVVIMFELTGGVRYIVPLMAAAMASKWVGDALGKQGIYDAHIGLNGYPFLDSKDEFQHTSLAADVMQPKRNEALNVLTQDSMTVDDVDTLLKETEHNGFPVIVSRESQYLVGFVLRRDLNLAIANARRLMEGITGQSLVIFTSGSNVQTHGPPPLKLKKILDMAPITITDQTPMETVVDMFRKLGLRQTLVTHNGRLLGVITKKDVLRHVKQLDNEDPSSVLFN
- the ClC-c gene encoding H(+)/Cl(-) exchange transporter 5 isoform X7, with product MQQDVNHHHHGTSQLSGNNAYLDRNVRLDDGTSHCGITFSGMQVSADSDDIPGIGQYDDFHTIDWQRDIARDRMRHRYIVKKKHDSMWDLIKGAHDAWSGWLCVLFVGLFTGVAAGVIDIGASWMTDLKFGICPQAFWLNKEQCCWSYNETTFDGGNCSQWWTWPEVFSQSKTGAGSYVISYMFYIAWALLFASLSASLVRMFAPYACGSGIPEIKTILSGFIIRGYLGKWTLIIKSVGLILSVSAGLSLGKEGPMVHIACCIGNIFSYLFPKYGRNEAKKREILSAAAAAGVSVAFGAPIGGVLFSLEEVSYYFPLKTLWRSFFCALIAAFVLRSINPFGNEHSVLFFVEYNKPWIFFELVPFVMLGIMGGIIATLFIKANLYWCRYRKTSKLGQYPVTEVLVVTVATAIIAYPNPYTRMNTSQLIYLLFSQCGVSNADMLCDYDRNFTDVNSAIEIAAAGPRVYQAVWLLVLALILKLIMTIFTFGMKVPCGLFIPSLCLGAIMGRIVGIGMEQLAYKYPHIWVFSEECSTGVDCITPGLYAMVGAAAVLGGVTRMTVSLVVIMFELTGGVRYIVPLMAAAMASKWVGDALGKQGIYDAHIGLNGYPFLDSKDEFQHTSLAADVMQPKRNEALNVLTQDSMTVDDVDTLLKETEHNGFPVIVSRESQYLVGFVLRRDLNLAIANARRLMEGITGQSLVIFTSGSNVQTHGPPPLKLKKILDMAPITITDQTPMETVVDMFRKLGLRQTLVTHNGRLLGVITKKDVLRHVKQLDNEDPSSVLFN
- the ClC-c gene encoding H(+)/Cl(-) exchange transporter 5 isoform X1, with protein sequence MEKFPLKGTVTSSTATSSFGPAQLSTTPTMYHSVDAKNGNGVEGGSLSDARLRPTGLTNRGAIISSDEDMQQDVNHHHHGTSQLSGNNAYLDRNVRLDDGTSHCGITFSGMQVSADSDDIPGIGQYDDFHTIDWQRDIARDRMRHRYIVKKKHDSMWDLIKGAHDAWSGWLCVLFVGLFTGVAAGVIDIGASWMTDLKFGICPQAFWLNKEQCCWSYNETTFDGGNCSQWWTWPEVFSQSKTGAGSYVISYMFYIAWALLFASLSASLVRMFAPYACGSGIPEIKTILSGFIIRGYLGKWTLIIKSVGLILSVSAGLSLGKEGPMVHIACCIGNIFSYLFPKYGRNEAKKREILSAAAAAGVSVAFGAPIGGVLFSLEEVSYYFPLKTLWRSFFCALIAAFVLRSINPFGNEHSVLFFVEYNKPWIFFELVPFVMLGIMGGIIATLFIKANLYWCRYRKTSKLGQYPVTEVLVVTVATAIIAYPNPYTRMNTSQLIYLLFSQCGVSNADMLCDYDRNFTDVNSAIEIAAAGPRVYQAVWLLVLALILKLIMTIFTFGMKVPCGLFIPSLCLGAIMGRIVGIGMEQLAYKYPHIWVFSEECSTGVDCITPGLYAMVGAAAVLGGVTRMTVSLVVIMFELTGGVRYIVPLMAAAMASKWVGDALGKQGIYDAHIGLNGYPFLDSKDEFQHTSLAADVMQPKRNEALNVLTQDSMTVDDVDTLLKETEHNGFPVIVSRESQYLVGFVLRRDLNLAIANARRLMEGITGQSLVIFTSGSNVQTHGPPPLKLKKILDMAPITITDQTPMETVVDMFRKLGLRQTLVTHNGRLLGVITKKDVLRHVKQLDNEDPSSVLFN
- the ClC-c gene encoding H(+)/Cl(-) exchange transporter 3 isoform X8; translation: MSRDYAYAYSKISADSDDIPGIGQYDDFHTIDWQRDIARDRMRHRYIVKKKHDSMWDLIKGAHDAWSGWLCVLFVGLFTGVAAGVIDIGASWMTDLKFGICPQAFWLNKEQCCWSYNETTFDGGNCSQWWTWPEVFSQSKTGAGSYVISYMFYIAWALLFASLSASLVRMFAPYACGSGIPEIKTILSGFIIRGYLGKWTLIIKSVGLILSVSAGLSLGKEGPMVHIACCIGNIFSYLFPKYGRNEAKKREILSAAAAAGVSVAFGAPIGGVLFSLEEVSYYFPLKTLWRSFFCALIAAFVLRSINPFGNEHSVLFFVEYNKPWIFFELVPFVMLGIMGGIIATLFIKANLYWCRYRKTSKLGQYPVTEVLVVTVATAIIAYPNPYTRMNTSQLIYLLFSQCGVSNADMLCDYDRNFTDVNSAIEIAAAGPRVYQAVWLLVLALILKLIMTIFTFGMKVPCGLFIPSLCLGAIMGRIVGIGMEQLAYKYPHIWVFSEECSTGVDCITPGLYAMVGAAAVLGGVTRMTVSLVVIMFELTGGVRYIVPLMAAAMASKWVGDALGKQGIYDAHIGLNGYPFLDSKDEFQHTSLAADVMQPKRNEALNVLTQDSMTVDDVDTLLKETEHNGFPVIVSRESQYLVGFVLRRDLNLAIANARRLMEGITGQSLVIFTSGSNVQTHGPPPLKLKKILDMAPITITDQTPMETVVDMFRKLGLRQTLVTHNGRLLGVITKKDVLRHVKQLDNEDPSSVLFN
- the ClC-c gene encoding H(+)/Cl(-) exchange transporter 5 isoform X6; the protein is MEKFPLKGTVTSSTATSSFGPAQLSTTPTMYHSVDAKNGNGVEGGSLSDARLRPTGLTNRGAIISSDEDMQQDVNHHHHGTSQLSGNNAYLDRNVRLDDGTSHCGITFSGMQVSADSDDIPGIGQYDDFHTIDWQRDIARDRMRHRYIVKKKHDSMWDLIKGAHDAWSGWLCVLFVGLFTGVAAGVIDIGASWMTDLKFGICPQAFWLNKEQCCWSYNETTFDGGNCSQIKTILSGFIIRGYLGKWTLIIKSVGLILSVSAGLSLGKEGPMVHIACCIGNIFSYLFPKYGRNEAKKREILSAAAAAGVSVAFGAPIGGVLFSLEEVSYYFPLKTLWRSFFCALIAAFVLRSINPFGNEHSVLFFVEYNKPWIFFELVPFVMLGIMGGIIATLFIKANLYWCRYRKTSKLGQYPVTEVLVVTVATAIIAYPNPYTRMNTSQLIYLLFSQCGVSNADMLCDYDRNFTDVNSAIEIAAAGPRVYQAVWLLVLALILKLIMTIFTFGMKVPCGLFIPSLCLGAIMGRIVGIGMEQLAYKYPHIWVFSEECSTGVDCITPGLYAMVGAAAVLGGVTRMTVSLVVIMFELTGGVRYIVPLMAAAMASKWVGDALGKQGIYDAHIGLNGYPFLDSKDEFQHTSLAADVMQPKRNEALNVLTQDSMTVDDVDTLLKETEHNGFPVIVSRESQYLVGFVLRRDLNLAIANARRLMEGITGQSLVIFTSGSNVQTHGPPPLKLKKILDMAPITITDQTPMETVVDMFRKLGLRQTLVTHNGRLLGVITKKDVLRHVKQLDNEDPSSVLFN
- the ClC-c gene encoding H(+)/Cl(-) exchange transporter 5 isoform X5; translation: MNGNGVEGGSLSDARLRPTGLTNRGAIISSDEDMQQDVNHHHHGTSQLSGNNAYLDRNVRLDDGTSHCGITFSGMQVSADSDDIPGIGQYDDFHTIDWQRDIARDRMRHRYIVKKKHDSMWDLIKGAHDAWSGWLCVLFVGLFTGVAAGVIDIGASWMTDLKFGICPQAFWLNKEQCCWSYNETTFDGGNCSQWWTWPEVFSQSKTGAGSYVISYMFYIAWALLFASLSASLVRMFAPYACGSGIPEIKTILSGFIIRGYLGKWTLIIKSVGLILSVSAGLSLGKEGPMVHIACCIGNIFSYLFPKYGRNEAKKREILSAAAAAGVSVAFGAPIGGVLFSLEEVSYYFPLKTLWRSFFCALIAAFVLRSINPFGNEHSVLFFVEYNKPWIFFELVPFVMLGIMGGIIATLFIKANLYWCRYRKTSKLGQYPVTEVLVVTVATAIIAYPNPYTRMNTSQLIYLLFSQCGVSNADMLCDYDRNFTDVNSAIEIAAAGPRVYQAVWLLVLALILKLIMTIFTFGMKVPCGLFIPSLCLGAIMGRIVGIGMEQLAYKYPHIWVFSEECSTGVDCITPGLYAMVGAAAVLGGVTRMTVSLVVIMFELTGGVRYIVPLMAAAMASKWVGDALGKQGIYDAHIGLNGYPFLDSKDEFQHTSLAADVMQPKRNEALNVLTQDSMTVDDVDTLLKETEHNGFPVIVSRESQYLVGFVLRRDLNLAIANARRLMEGITGQSLVIFTSGSNVQTHGPPPLKLKKILDMAPITITDQTPMETVVDMFRKLGLRQTLVTHNGRLLGVITKKDVLRHVKQLDNEDPSSVLFN
- the ClC-c gene encoding H(+)/Cl(-) exchange transporter 3 isoform X9, whose amino-acid sequence is MSRDYAYAYSKNSDDIPGIGQYDDFHTIDWQRDIARDRMRHRYIVKKKHDSMWDLIKGAHDAWSGWLCVLFVGLFTGVAAGVIDIGASWMTDLKFGICPQAFWLNKEQCCWSYNETTFDGGNCSQWWTWPEVFSQSKTGAGSYVISYMFYIAWALLFASLSASLVRMFAPYACGSGIPEIKTILSGFIIRGYLGKWTLIIKSVGLILSVSAGLSLGKEGPMVHIACCIGNIFSYLFPKYGRNEAKKREILSAAAAAGVSVAFGAPIGGVLFSLEEVSYYFPLKTLWRSFFCALIAAFVLRSINPFGNEHSVLFFVEYNKPWIFFELVPFVMLGIMGGIIATLFIKANLYWCRYRKTSKLGQYPVTEVLVVTVATAIIAYPNPYTRMNTSQLIYLLFSQCGVSNADMLCDYDRNFTDVNSAIEIAAAGPRVYQAVWLLVLALILKLIMTIFTFGMKVPCGLFIPSLCLGAIMGRIVGIGMEQLAYKYPHIWVFSEECSTGVDCITPGLYAMVGAAAVLGGVTRMTVSLVVIMFELTGGVRYIVPLMAAAMASKWVGDALGKQGIYDAHIGLNGYPFLDSKDEFQHTSLAADVMQPKRNEALNVLTQDSMTVDDVDTLLKETEHNGFPVIVSRESQYLVGFVLRRDLNLAIANARRLMEGITGQSLVIFTSGSNVQTHGPPPLKLKKILDMAPITITDQTPMETVVDMFRKLGLRQTLVTHNGRLLGVITKKDVLRHVKQLDNEDPSSVLFN
- the ClC-c gene encoding H(+)/Cl(-) exchange transporter 5 isoform X2, whose product is MEKFPLKGTVTSSTATSSFGPAQLSTTPTMYHSVDAKNGNGVEGGSLSDARLRPTGLTNRGAIISSDEDMQQDVNHHHHGTSQLSGNNAYLDRNVRLDDGTSHCGITFSGMQDSDDIPGIGQYDDFHTIDWQRDIARDRMRHRYIVKKKHDSMWDLIKGAHDAWSGWLCVLFVGLFTGVAAGVIDIGASWMTDLKFGICPQAFWLNKEQCCWSYNETTFDGGNCSQWWTWPEVFSQSKTGAGSYVISYMFYIAWALLFASLSASLVRMFAPYACGSGIPEIKTILSGFIIRGYLGKWTLIIKSVGLILSVSAGLSLGKEGPMVHIACCIGNIFSYLFPKYGRNEAKKREILSAAAAAGVSVAFGAPIGGVLFSLEEVSYYFPLKTLWRSFFCALIAAFVLRSINPFGNEHSVLFFVEYNKPWIFFELVPFVMLGIMGGIIATLFIKANLYWCRYRKTSKLGQYPVTEVLVVTVATAIIAYPNPYTRMNTSQLIYLLFSQCGVSNADMLCDYDRNFTDVNSAIEIAAAGPRVYQAVWLLVLALILKLIMTIFTFGMKVPCGLFIPSLCLGAIMGRIVGIGMEQLAYKYPHIWVFSEECSTGVDCITPGLYAMVGAAAVLGGVTRMTVSLVVIMFELTGGVRYIVPLMAAAMASKWVGDALGKQGIYDAHIGLNGYPFLDSKDEFQHTSLAADVMQPKRNEALNVLTQDSMTVDDVDTLLKETEHNGFPVIVSRESQYLVGFVLRRDLNLAIANARRLMEGITGQSLVIFTSGSNVQTHGPPPLKLKKILDMAPITITDQTPMETVVDMFRKLGLRQTLVTHNGRLLGVITKKDVLRHVKQLDNEDPSSVLFN
- the ClC-c gene encoding H(+)/Cl(-) exchange transporter 5 isoform X4, producing the protein MEKFPLKGTVTSSTATSSFGPAQLSTTPTMYHSVDAKNGNGVEGGSLSDARLRPTGLTNRGAIISSDEDMQQDVNHHHHGTSQLSGNNAYLDRNVRLDDGTSHYSDDIPGIGQYDDFHTIDWQRDIARDRMRHRYIVKKKHDSMWDLIKGAHDAWSGWLCVLFVGLFTGVAAGVIDIGASWMTDLKFGICPQAFWLNKEQCCWSYNETTFDGGNCSQWWTWPEVFSQSKTGAGSYVISYMFYIAWALLFASLSASLVRMFAPYACGSGIPEIKTILSGFIIRGYLGKWTLIIKSVGLILSVSAGLSLGKEGPMVHIACCIGNIFSYLFPKYGRNEAKKREILSAAAAAGVSVAFGAPIGGVLFSLEEVSYYFPLKTLWRSFFCALIAAFVLRSINPFGNEHSVLFFVEYNKPWIFFELVPFVMLGIMGGIIATLFIKANLYWCRYRKTSKLGQYPVTEVLVVTVATAIIAYPNPYTRMNTSQLIYLLFSQCGVSNADMLCDYDRNFTDVNSAIEIAAAGPRVYQAVWLLVLALILKLIMTIFTFGMKVPCGLFIPSLCLGAIMGRIVGIGMEQLAYKYPHIWVFSEECSTGVDCITPGLYAMVGAAAVLGGVTRMTVSLVVIMFELTGGVRYIVPLMAAAMASKWVGDALGKQGIYDAHIGLNGYPFLDSKDEFQHTSLAADVMQPKRNEALNVLTQDSMTVDDVDTLLKETEHNGFPVIVSRESQYLVGFVLRRDLNLAIANARRLMEGITGQSLVIFTSGSNVQTHGPPPLKLKKILDMAPITITDQTPMETVVDMFRKLGLRQTLVTHNGRLLGVITKKDVLRHVKQLDNEDPSSVLFN